From the genome of Geothrix sp. 21YS21S-4, one region includes:
- a CDS encoding bifunctional (p)ppGpp synthetase/guanosine-3',5'-bis(diphosphate) 3'-pyrophosphohydrolase yields the protein MSGKAPEPIFREGEGLACEGDACLTLDGAFDRVKAAFLRHHPNGDVALLRRAYTIGRDMHATQLRRSGEPYFFHPLAVAQSLADWRLDAVSVASSLLHDVVEDTLMTLPQLKAQFGEEIGEIVDGLTKMSKLAFTDKHLLNAENVRKLLVAMGKDVRVLLVKLADRLHNMKTLGVMEEEKRRRISRETLELYAPLANRLGMGAVRLELEDLAFRQLEPVAHEELRAAVEAKRIKLHATIQEIHGSLQAILRQQGISAQVYGRIKHLYGIWKKMGAQAKGFEDIHDWLAYRIICPDRASCYTALGLVHGLYRPVPGKFKDYISLPKENGYQSIHTTVLMSSGDIFEVQIRTEEMHLHAEAGIASHWTYKDGRIANRSEINQVAFLRRMVELHQDAQDSRDLVANLKGELTFGRIQVFTPKGDLRSLVEGSTPVDFAYAIHTQVGHRCVGAKVNGRMVPLKHTLQNGDRVEILTRPDHRPSRDWLGFVKSAGAKSRIQAFIREEERAHAVTLGRERLERDARNRGIRLDDPESQAKLDVRLAELKLANWDAAYAALGFGRVTVHKLLDPLVPEPQRAKPKENTSNLMDSVVVGDTAGILYALAACCKPIWGDEVVGYITRARGTAIHRADCPQLNTATLHPERRVNVAWGKHGTELYDTEIALTTEDRPGMVAAISEGIQRVGINVQRFHGSATEEGAGLFHIALRVRDRAHLVELMAGLRRIRGVYTVERVRGSVFGKIK from the coding sequence GTGTCTGGGAAAGCCCCGGAACCCATCTTCCGCGAGGGGGAGGGTTTGGCCTGCGAAGGCGACGCCTGCCTGACCCTGGATGGGGCGTTCGACCGCGTGAAGGCGGCCTTCCTCCGGCACCACCCCAACGGCGACGTGGCCCTGCTCCGCCGGGCCTACACCATCGGCCGGGACATGCACGCCACCCAGCTCCGGCGGAGCGGCGAGCCCTATTTCTTCCATCCCCTCGCCGTGGCCCAGAGCCTGGCGGACTGGCGGCTGGACGCCGTGAGTGTGGCCAGCAGCCTGCTCCACGACGTGGTCGAAGACACCCTGATGACCCTTCCCCAGCTGAAGGCCCAGTTCGGGGAGGAGATCGGCGAGATCGTCGACGGCCTCACCAAGATGAGCAAGCTGGCCTTCACGGACAAGCACCTGCTCAACGCGGAGAACGTCCGCAAGCTGCTGGTGGCCATGGGCAAGGACGTGCGCGTCCTGCTGGTGAAGCTGGCGGACCGGCTGCACAACATGAAGACCCTCGGCGTCATGGAGGAGGAGAAGCGCCGGCGGATCTCCCGCGAGACCCTGGAGCTGTACGCCCCGCTGGCCAACCGCCTGGGCATGGGCGCGGTCCGCCTCGAACTGGAGGATCTGGCCTTCCGCCAGCTGGAGCCCGTCGCCCACGAGGAGCTGCGCGCGGCTGTCGAGGCCAAGCGGATCAAGCTCCACGCCACCATCCAGGAGATCCACGGCTCGCTCCAGGCCATCCTCCGCCAGCAGGGGATCTCGGCCCAGGTCTACGGCCGGATCAAGCACCTGTACGGCATCTGGAAGAAGATGGGCGCCCAGGCCAAGGGCTTCGAGGACATCCACGACTGGCTGGCCTACCGGATCATCTGTCCCGACCGGGCCAGCTGCTACACGGCGCTGGGCCTGGTCCACGGGCTGTACCGGCCGGTGCCCGGCAAGTTCAAGGACTACATCAGCCTGCCCAAGGAGAACGGCTACCAGAGCATCCACACCACGGTGCTGATGAGCTCGGGCGACATCTTCGAGGTCCAGATCCGCACGGAGGAGATGCACCTCCACGCCGAGGCCGGCATCGCCAGCCACTGGACCTACAAGGACGGCCGGATCGCCAACCGCTCCGAGATCAACCAGGTGGCCTTCCTCCGCCGGATGGTGGAACTGCATCAGGACGCCCAGGACAGCCGCGACCTGGTGGCCAACCTCAAGGGGGAGCTCACCTTCGGCCGCATCCAGGTGTTCACGCCCAAGGGCGACCTCCGCAGCCTGGTGGAGGGCAGCACCCCCGTCGATTTCGCCTACGCCATCCACACCCAGGTGGGCCACCGGTGCGTGGGCGCCAAGGTCAACGGCCGGATGGTGCCCCTCAAGCACACCCTCCAGAACGGCGATCGGGTGGAGATCCTCACCCGCCCCGACCACCGCCCCAGCCGCGACTGGCTGGGCTTCGTCAAGTCCGCGGGCGCCAAGAGCCGCATCCAGGCGTTCATCCGCGAGGAGGAGCGCGCCCACGCCGTCACCCTGGGCCGCGAGCGGCTGGAGCGGGACGCCCGCAACCGGGGCATCCGGCTGGACGATCCCGAATCCCAGGCCAAGCTGGACGTCCGGCTGGCCGAACTGAAGCTGGCCAACTGGGACGCGGCCTACGCCGCCCTGGGCTTCGGCCGGGTGACCGTCCACAAGCTGCTGGATCCCCTGGTGCCCGAGCCCCAGCGGGCCAAGCCCAAGGAGAACACCTCCAACCTGATGGATTCCGTGGTGGTCGGCGACACCGCCGGGATCCTCTACGCCCTGGCCGCCTGCTGCAAGCCCATCTGGGGGGACGAGGTGGTGGGCTACATCACCCGCGCCCGCGGCACGGCCATCCACCGGGCGGACTGTCCCCAGCTGAACACCGCCACCCTCCATCCCGAGCGCCGGGTGAACGTGGCCTGGGGCAAGCACGGCACCGAGCTCTACGACACGGAGATCGCCCTCACCACCGAGGACCGCCCCGGGATGGTGGCCGCGATCTCGGAAGGCATCCAGCGGGTGGGCATCAACGTCCAGCGCTTCCACGGATCGGCCACGGAAGAGGGCGCGGGCCTGTTCCACATCGCCCTCCGGGTCCGGGACCGGGCGCACCTCGTGGAGCTGATGGCCGGCCTCCGCCGGATCCGCGGCGTCTACACCGTGGAGCGGGTGAGGGGCTCGGTCTTCGGGAAGATCAAGTGA
- a CDS encoding tRNA1(Val) (adenine(37)-N6)-methyltransferase: MEPEAGETLDGLCGHWRIFQLAKGNRFSVDDLVTAWYATTWCPRADRIADLGSGIGSVALLSAWRCPGAEVHTVEAQEASFRLAGKSIRYNGQAHRIFPRLGDLRDPALFEDQAPFDLVTGTPPYWPEGQRLPAAHPQSVPARLEVRGSIADYAAAAARILAPGGIFACVFPNDQRERALAALGDAGLLCLHRREIVFKEGEPYGLDVFAAGRRGDYPADFEIRAACPEVEAPILIRRADGSVDPGIARVRLAVGFPPGL, from the coding sequence ATGGAACCGGAAGCCGGCGAGACTCTGGACGGCCTCTGCGGGCATTGGCGGATCTTCCAGCTGGCCAAGGGGAACCGCTTCAGCGTCGACGACCTGGTGACGGCCTGGTACGCCACCACGTGGTGTCCCCGGGCGGACCGCATCGCCGACCTGGGCTCGGGAATCGGGAGCGTGGCGCTGCTGTCCGCCTGGCGTTGTCCCGGCGCGGAGGTGCACACCGTCGAGGCCCAGGAGGCGAGCTTCCGGCTGGCGGGCAAAAGCATCCGCTACAACGGCCAGGCGCACCGGATCTTCCCCCGGCTGGGCGACCTGCGGGATCCAGCCCTGTTCGAGGATCAAGCGCCCTTCGACCTGGTGACGGGAACGCCGCCCTACTGGCCGGAGGGCCAGCGGCTGCCCGCCGCCCATCCCCAGTCCGTTCCCGCCCGGTTGGAGGTGCGCGGGAGCATCGCCGACTACGCGGCCGCGGCCGCGCGGATCCTGGCGCCCGGGGGAATCTTCGCCTGCGTCTTCCCCAACGACCAGCGGGAGCGCGCCCTGGCGGCGCTGGGCGACGCCGGCCTGCTCTGCCTCCATCGCCGGGAGATCGTGTTCAAGGAGGGCGAGCCCTACGGCCTGGACGTCTTCGCCGCCGGCCGCCGGGGCGACTATCCGGCGGACTTCGAGATCCGGGCCGCGTGCCCCGAGGTCGAGGCCCCCATCCTCATCCGCCGCGCGGACGGCAGCGTGGATCCCGGGATCGCGAGGGTGAGGCTCGCGGTGGGATTCCCGCCGGGGCTGTGA
- a CDS encoding glycoside hydrolase family 130 protein, whose protein sequence is MSAIRIRRHDILLVPQSGRVIVRPFIPSSTHRLIAIIGRALALSEEETARTLKAMLAEFSPGHLGLEAALMGNYERVLPHVFTQRPLSRERKLLIGALFSGEYSLESAALFNPSLVPHPDQEGVPEGGLRFIMSLRATGEGHISSIEFRTGLIDPQGEVRLDPVSPFVTLPELNADPTYRKTGFLVKLHEMGFDNGHTTSVMAPLGESFSRSALSRSMLRVRREVRPVTADLNNALRGIQWLADSNYEMTFPASLAMSERIIFPVSTNESNGIEDARFVRVVEDDGSSMYYATYTAYNGQAILPQMIETQDFLHFRVLTLSGAGIQNKGMALFPRRIDGTYAMLSRQDDENLFLMFSDNPHYWSDSQVILRPAEMWESVKIGNCGSPIETEAGWLVLTHGVGPLRKYCIGAALLDLHDPTKVIGRLREPLIEPEGTTREGYVPNVVYSCGGLVHGRELILPFAMSDRVTTIASVSLDDLLAALKG, encoded by the coding sequence GAGGAGACCGCGCGCACCCTCAAGGCCATGCTCGCGGAGTTCTCCCCCGGCCACCTGGGCCTCGAAGCCGCGCTGATGGGGAACTACGAGCGCGTGCTGCCCCACGTGTTCACCCAGCGTCCCCTCTCCCGGGAACGGAAGCTGCTGATCGGCGCGCTCTTTTCCGGGGAGTACTCCCTGGAATCGGCCGCCCTGTTCAACCCCTCGCTGGTGCCCCACCCGGACCAGGAGGGCGTCCCCGAAGGCGGCCTGCGGTTCATCATGAGCCTCCGCGCCACGGGGGAAGGCCACATCTCCTCCATCGAGTTCCGGACGGGCCTCATCGATCCCCAGGGGGAGGTGCGCCTGGATCCCGTCTCCCCCTTCGTGACCCTTCCCGAACTGAACGCCGACCCCACGTACCGGAAGACTGGATTCCTGGTCAAGCTGCACGAGATGGGCTTCGACAACGGCCACACGACCTCCGTGATGGCGCCCCTGGGCGAGAGCTTCAGCCGCAGCGCCCTCAGCCGGAGCATGCTGCGCGTCCGCCGGGAGGTCCGGCCCGTCACGGCGGACCTCAACAACGCGCTGCGCGGCATCCAGTGGCTGGCGGACTCGAACTACGAGATGACCTTCCCGGCCAGCCTGGCCATGAGCGAGCGGATCATCTTCCCGGTCTCCACCAACGAGAGCAACGGCATCGAGGACGCCCGCTTCGTCCGGGTGGTGGAGGACGACGGGTCGTCGATGTACTACGCCACCTACACCGCCTACAACGGCCAGGCGATCCTCCCGCAGATGATCGAGACCCAGGACTTCCTCCACTTCCGGGTGCTGACCCTGAGCGGCGCGGGCATCCAGAACAAGGGCATGGCCCTCTTCCCCCGCCGCATCGACGGCACCTACGCGATGCTGTCCCGCCAGGACGACGAGAACCTCTTCCTCATGTTCTCGGACAATCCGCATTACTGGTCCGACTCCCAGGTCATCCTGCGCCCGGCCGAAATGTGGGAGTCCGTGAAGATCGGGAACTGCGGGTCGCCCATCGAGACCGAAGCCGGCTGGCTGGTGCTCACCCACGGCGTGGGCCCCCTGCGGAAGTACTGCATCGGAGCCGCCCTCCTGGATCTGCACGATCCCACCAAGGTCATCGGGCGCCTCCGCGAGCCCCTCATCGAGCCCGAGGGGACCACGCGGGAAGGCTACGTGCCCAACGTCGTCTACAGCTGCGGCGGACTGGTCCACGGCCGGGAGTTGATCCTCCCTTTCGCCATGAGCGACCGCGTCACCACCATCGCCAGCGTCTCCCTGGACGACCTCCTGGCGGCGCTGAAAGGCTGA